In Candidatus Aminicenantes bacterium, the genomic window CAGGACGCCGCCGATGACGCCGCCCTCGACACCGCCCTCAACGCCGCCCTCGATTCCGACGTCGGAGATTTGCTCTTCGGCGATCTGATCGGGGATTTCGACGGGAGCGACCAGCTTGCCGGCCTCGAACGAAGTCTGGGCTTGGACCGGCTTGATCCGCTTGGCCGTCGTGCCGGCGGCCTTCTTGGCCGGCGGCGGGGGCGGCGGAGGCGGGGGCGGCGCGAGGAAGGCGCTGGTGATTTCGATTCGGGGAAGATGGCCGGTCTGGAGCAGGGGAAGCACGATCAGTAAGGCCGCAATCAGGGCATGTGCCGCCAGCGAGAGCGGGAAAACCACGGCCCGCCTTGCGAGGTCAGGCTCGGGGGTGATAAAGGAATCCCTGAACAAAGAGCGGTTCCCGGCTGCCTCGGGGACGCCATGCCGCCGAATGGATTCGGTGACTCGAGCCGCGAAGCCATCCCAGTAAGCGGGCCCGGGGTCCGGCCCAACCGACGCCTTGGCTGTTTCGTCCAGGCGGAGCAGCCGACTCGCTTCGGCTGCGCAGTCCGGGCAGTTCCGCCGATGGGCTTCCCAGCGGACCATGCGGCGGGGCCGGAGCTCGCCGTCGAGAGCCGCTCCGGCAAGCCCGATGGCTTTTTCGTGTCTCATGCCGGCCTCCCGTCGAGAACGTCGGCCAGGGCCGTTTTAAGCCGCCGGCGGGCGCGATTCAAGCGCGACATCACCGTCCCCGGGGCCAGCCTCAGGGAGGTTGCGATGTCGCGGTAGCTCATGCCCTCGGCCACCCGCAGGGTGAACACGAGGCGCTGATCGGCGGGAAGAGCCCGCAAGGCTTCCTGAAAACGGTCCTCGGCCTCACGGCGTTGGAGCTCATCCTGAGGCGGCCTCTCATCGGGGACGGCGTTGTCGCGGTCGCCCAGGGGCTCCTCCCGTCGACGAACTTTGAGATAATTCAGCGTCGCGTTCACCGCGATCTTCCGCAGCCAGGCATAGAAATCCAGGCCGGCCTTAAAACCGGCTAAGGCCAGGAAGGCCTTGAAAAAGGTTTCCTGGGCCAAGTCGTCGGCCGATTGGTGGGTCCCCGTCATCCGGCGGCAGAGACGGTAAATGCGGCCCTGAAAGCGCCGGACCAGATCCTCAAAGGCCGACACGTCTCCGGCTTTGGCCCTGTCAATCAAGGCTTGCTCCTCCTGGCGTTCGTCTGGCCGCATATGAGCTCCCGTATCCTATACAACGGAGGGCTGTATTTATTCCCGACCGTATTATAGAACGAACCGAGGCCTCCGGGGAGGCCGGGCCATCGTCTCTTTTTTGCCTGCTTCTTGTTCTATGCTATATAATAAACCCGCTCGATACCCCGGGCTTTAGCCCGCCCTCATCCGCTTCGCGGCTGAGGGCTGCAAAGCCCGGGGTATTAGCAGGATTAATACTGAGCGGTGCTTATGACCCCGATTTGAAAATCGGGATCTCAGCGCTGCGAACGTATGAATCACGGCCTCCGGCTTGCTCGGCCGCCGAGGACAATTTTTTGGGAGTATAGTTCATGGTCGAAACACTCAGCCAGATCGCCCTTCATATCCTGAGCGAATACCCCGCCAAGTCCGACCTCATGCAGGTCAAGATCGACGGACGCTTCGTCCCAATCTCGACGGAAGAATTCGGCCGGCGCCTGAGACGGATCGCCTTGGGGCTTCGGAGCTTAGGCTGCGGCCCCGACCGCAAGCTCGTCATCCTCTCCGAGAACCGCCCCGAATGGACGCTCGTCGATTTCGCCAACCTCTGCCTGGGCGGGGTGACCGTGCCTATCTACCCGACGCTGGTACCGGCTCAGATCCAATACATCATCTCCAACTCCGAAGCTGCGGTCGTCGTCTGCTCCGGGCCCGATCTGAGGCGCAAGTTCGAGGTCGTCCGGGCCGAGCTCCCCGGGGTCGAGCATGCCGTCACTCTGGAGGCCGAGGCGCCCGAAGGATTTCTGACTCTGGCCGCGGTCATGGAGCGCGGCGCGCGCCTGGAGGCCGAAGACCCCGGCCTCTTCGAGCGGACGGCCCGCTCGATCAAGCCGGAGGATCTGGCCTCGATCATCTACACCTCCGGCACGACCGGCGTGCCGAAAGGGGTGATGCTGACGCATCGCAATTTCGTCAGCAACATCCTGGCCCTGGATTCCCAGCACGACTTCAACCGGAGCGACTCCATCCTCTCCTTCCTCCCGCTCTCGCACGTCCTGGAGCGGATGTGCACGTTTGCCTTCATCTACAAGGGCGCCTCAATCGGCTACGCGGAGAGCGTTGAGACCGTGGCCGATAACCTGATCGAGGTCCGGCCGACGATCATGGTCAGCGTGCCCCGGCTGTTTGAAAAGCTTTACGGCAAGGTCATGGACAACGTCCTGGCCGGGTCGCCGATCAAACGGAAGATCTTCTTTTGGGCCGCCAAAACGGGACGGGATTGGGGCCGCCGGTCGATCGAGCACCAGCCCATCCCGGCCGGCCTGCGGTTCAAGCGTCGGCTGGCCCACAAGCTGGTCTTTTCGAAAGTCCTGGAAAAGACGGGCGGACGGGTCAAGTTTTTTGTCAGCGGCGGCGCTCCTCTGGCCGGGGACATCGGCGAGTTCTTCTTCGGGTTGGGCCTGCCGATCAAGGAGGGCTACGGCCTGACCGAGACCTCGCCGGTCGTGGCCTGCAACACCTTTGAGCATCTCCGCTTCGGCACCGTCGGGCCCCCGATCCCCGGCGTTTCGGTCCGCATCGCCGCCGATGGCGAGATCCTGGTTCAGGGACCCAACGTCATGCGCGGATACTTCAAAATGGAGGCGGAGACCAAGGAAGCCATGGAAGGCGGCTGGTTCCACACCGGCGACATCGGTCACTTCGATGCCGACGGATTCCTGGTCATCACCGACCGCAAGAAGGACCTGATCGTCACGGCCGGCGGAAAAAACGTCGCGCCGCAGCCGATCGAGAACCTGCTCAAGCAGAACCCGTATATCGCCACGGCCGTCGTCGTGGGCGGCAAGCGCAAGTTTATCTCGGCCTTGATCGTGCCCGACAAGGAGAAGATCGAGGCCTATGCCCGTTCAGCCGGCATCCAGGCGCCCGGGTATACGGCTCTCCTCTCCGATGTCCGCATCAGCCGCTTCCTGCTGGCCGAGATCGACAAGGCCACCCCCAACCTGGCGCCCTATGAGAAGATCAAGAAGATTGTTCTGCTCGACCGCGAGTTCGAGATCGAGCGCGAGGAGCTGACCCCGACCCTCAAGGTCAAACGGACCCTGGTCGAGGCCAAATACAAGGACCTGATCGACGCCCTCTACAAGGATTGACCGGAGGGCCGGAGGTTTGATCATGAGCACACCCCGCCGCATCCGCCGCACCGCCGTCCTTTTCGCCGTCCTGGCCTGGGCGGCCACGACCATGGCCTGCCTCATCGTCCTCGACGATCCCAACGCCGGCCCGGATGAGACCCGGCGCGAATTCCACCGTCTGATCCCGTTTTCGCCGGGAGGCGTCCTAGCCTTGAGGAACCTCGACGGCGACGTCGAGATTCGGGGCTGGGACCGCAACGAGATCGAGATCACGGTTGAATCCGACCAAGCGGGGCCGGCCCGATTCGGCTGGCCCGTCGCTCGCCGCACGGGACGGCCCCGGTTCGAGGTCGAGGAAGGGGCGGGTCGGTTGGGCGTCCGCACGCGCTGGGAAGGCGACGACCGGGCGGTTTACCCGGTGCACTATTTTCTCAACGTGCCGCGCTCCCTGGCCTTGGAGGAGGCGGCCACCCAGAAGGGCAACATCCTGATCGCCGACCTCTACGGCCGGGCCAAGGTCTCGGTCCTGGACGGCGACCTGACGGTCGAGAATTTCTCCGGCGGGCTGGACGCCACGGTTGCGCGCGGCCGGATCCGGGCTGAGCTTCTGGATCTGCGCCGCGACGACGCCGTCCGGTTGACCGTCCGCACCGGCGACCTGAGCCTGGCGCTCGAACCGACGGTGAGCGCCCGGATCGACGCCGAAGCCTGGGGCGGCATCAGCGGGGACTGGGCCTCGCCCGGCGTCGGCCGAAAAGCCGATCTCAAGCTCGGCGGGGGCGAGGCCTCCATCGTCCTGCGGACGCCGTCCGGCCGGATCGAGCTCCAGAAGATCAAGTGAGGCCGGAACCATGGAAGAAAGCCATAAGATTGTAAGGACGGCGATCGTCATCCTGATCATCCTGATCGCCGCCGCCGGCGTCTACTATCTGTTCCTCGCCGATCGCGGCAAGCCGGCCGATTCCCTCGACAAGCCGGCGGTCGAGGCCGTCCGGCCCGATGCGGCGGCCGCAGGTGAGCCCGCCGCGGCCGGGGCCGTCACCGCGGCCCTCGACCAAAGCGATGGGCTGCTGCGCGAGCTGGCCGGTGACGTTTCGACCAACCCCTTCTTCATGCAATGGATCCGCTCCAAGGACCTCATCCGGCGGTTCGTGGCCGCCGTGGATGCGGTGGCCAACGGGCAAACCCCCCGGCCCCAGGCCGACTTCTTCACTCTTAAGGGCCCCTTCACGACCGTCGCGCGAGGCGGAAAGACATATCTGAACCCGGCCTCGTACGAGCGCTACAACGTCGTGGCCGATGTCCTGGACTCAGTCAGCGTCGCGGGCAGCGCCAAGCTCTACCGGGATTTCCAAGCCCAGATCCGCCAGGCCTATCGGGACTTGGGCTACCCGCAGGGTGATTTTCACCGCGTCCTGCTCAAAGCCGTCAACGAGCTGCTCCGTACGCCGGTGGTCGAGGCGCCGATCGAGGTTGTCAAGACGGTCACCGTCTTCGTCTGCATCGATCCGCGGCTGGAGGGTCTGAGCGCGCCCCAGAAACATCTGCTTCGGATGGGGCCGGAAAACGTTCAGCTCATTCAGGCCAAACTGCGCGAGCTGGCCCCGGCCCTCGGATTTGCGGAGGCGGAGCTGGCCAAGGCCGTCCGGATCGGGCCCGGCGACTGAGTCTCAGTCCGCCTTCCAGCGGAACGGCCGATCGCGATCGAAATCCGGGATAAGGTGTTCGTCGGGAGCGAAGACTTCAGGCTGAGCAAAGAGGCTTTCGAATCCCAGAGTCTCGGCCCGGGCCAGGATCCGGCCATACTCCTCCGATGTCACCCCGCGGCGAAGCTCGGGGGGCGCCTTGTGACAGGGATGATACTGGCTCATCAGGCTGAGGCCGACGGAGGGGGAGAGGGAGCCGGCGATCCATTCCAGCGCGGCCAGGCTGTCTTCCTCGCATCCGGGCAGGACCAGATGGCGGATGATCATCCCGTGTTGGGCCAGGCCGCCCGAGTCCAGAACGAGGTCGGGTTGCTGGAGGTACATCTCCTGCAGCGCCGCCGAAGCCCGCTCAAAATAATCCGCCGCGCCCGAATATCGGGCCGCGAGCCGCGGCGAGACGTATTTTAAGTCGGGCAGGTAGACGTCCACGATTCCGGACAGTCTGGCCACGACCGCTTCCTTTTCATATCCGTTGGAATTCCAAACCAGGGGCAGGTTCAAGCCGCCGCCCCGGGCCAGGCGCAGGGCCCGCAGGATCGGCAGAATCACATGGCTCGGCGAAACGAGGTTGATGTTGTAAGCCCC contains:
- a CDS encoding sigma-70 family RNA polymerase sigma factor; amino-acid sequence: MRPDERQEEQALIDRAKAGDVSAFEDLVRRFQGRIYRLCRRMTGTHQSADDLAQETFFKAFLALAGFKAGLDFYAWLRKIAVNATLNYLKVRRREEPLGDRDNAVPDERPPQDELQRREAEDRFQEALRALPADQRLVFTLRVAEGMSYRDIATSLRLAPGTVMSRLNRARRRLKTALADVLDGRPA
- a CDS encoding long-chain fatty acid--CoA ligase, with translation MVETLSQIALHILSEYPAKSDLMQVKIDGRFVPISTEEFGRRLRRIALGLRSLGCGPDRKLVILSENRPEWTLVDFANLCLGGVTVPIYPTLVPAQIQYIISNSEAAVVVCSGPDLRRKFEVVRAELPGVEHAVTLEAEAPEGFLTLAAVMERGARLEAEDPGLFERTARSIKPEDLASIIYTSGTTGVPKGVMLTHRNFVSNILALDSQHDFNRSDSILSFLPLSHVLERMCTFAFIYKGASIGYAESVETVADNLIEVRPTIMVSVPRLFEKLYGKVMDNVLAGSPIKRKIFFWAAKTGRDWGRRSIEHQPIPAGLRFKRRLAHKLVFSKVLEKTGGRVKFFVSGGAPLAGDIGEFFFGLGLPIKEGYGLTETSPVVACNTFEHLRFGTVGPPIPGVSVRIAADGEILVQGPNVMRGYFKMEAETKEAMEGGWFHTGDIGHFDADGFLVITDRKKDLIVTAGGKNVAPQPIENLLKQNPYIATAVVVGGKRKFISALIVPDKEKIEAYARSAGIQAPGYTALLSDVRISRFLLAEIDKATPNLAPYEKIKKIVLLDREFEIEREELTPTLKVKRTLVEAKYKDLIDALYKD
- a CDS encoding DUF3014 domain-containing protein, coding for MEESHKIVRTAIVILIILIAAAGVYYLFLADRGKPADSLDKPAVEAVRPDAAAAGEPAAAGAVTAALDQSDGLLRELAGDVSTNPFFMQWIRSKDLIRRFVAAVDAVANGQTPRPQADFFTLKGPFTTVARGGKTYLNPASYERYNVVADVLDSVSVAGSAKLYRDFQAQIRQAYRDLGYPQGDFHRVLLKAVNELLRTPVVEAPIEVVKTVTVFVCIDPRLEGLSAPQKHLLRMGPENVQLIQAKLRELAPALGFAEAELAKAVRIGPGD
- a CDS encoding radical SAM protein encodes the protein MDALIARIDRALDALAGRESACDLCPRDCGADRAADAAGVCGIGRGAGLAQALLHYGEEPVLSGPEGPPGRGSGTLFFTGCNLKCLFCQNHQISWSRAGRPVSDADLAEAMLRLQADGAYNINLVSPSHVILPILRALRLARGGGLNLPLVWNSNGYEKEAVVARLSGIVDVYLPDLKYVSPRLAARYSGAADYFERASAALQEMYLQQPDLVLDSGGLAQHGMIIRHLVLPGCEEDSLAALEWIAGSLSPSVGLSLMSQYHPCHKAPPELRRGVTSEEYGRILARAETLGFESLFAQPEVFAPDEHLIPDFDRDRPFRWKAD